From the genome of Atribacterota bacterium:
GGTGATTCCCCAGAAGTATATAATTAGAGAAGAAGGAGAATTTTTTGTTTTTATTGATGAGGCAGGAAAAGCAGAGAAGAAGAGAATAATTATCGAGAACCCTAATGCTCAGGAAATCAGGGTTATAGAAGGCCTGCAATTAAATGAAATTGTTCTTAATCCTACAGGATTAGATAACGGCATGGAAATTGTATTAATAGATTAAAAAGACAGAAAATGAAAGGAATAGTATGCTTTTCTCTTTACGTGTTGCATACCGATTTTTAATAGAAGGCAAAAATCAATCACTATTTATCGTCATTGGTATTGCGGTTGGTGTCTCAGTTATTATTTTTATCGGGGCAATCATTACCAGCCTGCAATCTAACCTTATTGAGCAGACATTGGGGAATAGTGCCCATATTACCATTAGTGAAAGTAATGATATCTTTCAGGATATTAAACAATTTTCACGCTTTGGATTGATTGAAAACCAGCAGGTAAAAACAGTTGATTTTCAGGATTGGCGTCCTGTATTGAACAGGTTGGAGGATGAGAGTTACTTTACCGCCATTTCTCCCGTATTAGACGGTAATGGTTTTTTGGTAAAAGGTGGCGAAGATACCTCAGTATTATTAAGAGGAGTTGAATTGGAAAGGGCTAATGCAATTTATCAAATCTCAGAACGGATTATTAAAGGCAGTGACTTGCTGGAGGGGAATCAGATAATTATCGGAAAAGAACTGGCAGAGGATTTCAAACTTAATGTGGGAGACATGGTTTTGATAGCACTTCCAAATAATATTCGTGAGAGATTCAATGTTCAGGGAATATTTGACTTTGAGAATCAGTCAATAAATAGCAGTTGGATTTTTATAGATTTAAAAAGAGCTCAAAAATTACTGGATAAAGAAGATTACATTTCCAGAATTGAACTGCAGATAAGTGATGTTTTTGCTGCTGATAGTATTAGCAGTGAACTATTTTCCCAGCTTAACGGATTAGTCGTAGAGAACTGGAAAGTTCAGAATGCCCAATTGCTGAATGCCCTCAGCAGTCAAAGTTTTTCAAATTATATTATTCAGATATTTGTTCTTCTGGCAGTAACTCTTGGTATTTCCAGTGTTTTAGGAATAT
Proteins encoded in this window:
- a CDS encoding ABC transporter permease, with translation MLFSLRVAYRFLIEGKNQSLFIVIGIAVGVSVIIFIGAIITSLQSNLIEQTLGNSAHITISESNDIFQDIKQFSRFGLIENQQVKTVDFQDWRPVLNRLEDESYFTAISPVLDGNGFLVKGGEDTSVLLRGVELERANAIYQISERIIKGSDLLEGNQIIIGKELAEDFKLNVGDMVLIALPNNIRERFNVQGIFDFENQSINSSWIFIDLKRAQKLLDKEDYISRIELQISDVFAADSISSELFSQLNGLVVENWKVQNAQLLNALSSQSFSNYIIQIFVLLAVTLGISSVLGISVIQRSRELGILKALGIKNNSARMIFIFQGAILGFLGALSGTALGVLLITAFTNFVSIFSIEIQLSQVIIIVIITTLACIVSAVIPANSSARLNPIEVIRNA